Proteins from one Pseudomonas sp. KBS0710 genomic window:
- a CDS encoding NAD(P)H-dependent oxidoreductase yields the protein MHALIVVAHHDPQSLTHSLAAHVAAGLTTAGHTYEIADLAAEGFDPRYSAADHLVHRTRAEPPADVLAEQARIDRADALVLAFPIYWWSLPGLLKGWVDRVFVNGWAIDYGPDTPVVKKLRHLQVHLLALGAADEGAFDRHGYAKAMRTQIDYGIFDYCGAQVLTSELLLDSEGGAAQAHLRTAKAIGQSLFEREVVAG from the coding sequence ATGCACGCACTGATCGTTGTAGCCCATCACGACCCGCAATCCCTCACCCATAGCCTGGCCGCACACGTAGCGGCGGGGCTCACGACGGCCGGCCACACCTACGAGATCGCCGACCTTGCCGCCGAAGGCTTCGACCCGCGCTATAGCGCCGCCGACCACTTGGTCCACCGCACTCGCGCAGAACCGCCCGCCGATGTGCTGGCTGAACAGGCGCGCATCGACCGCGCCGATGCACTGGTGCTGGCGTTCCCGATTTATTGGTGGTCACTGCCGGGCCTGCTCAAAGGCTGGGTCGACCGCGTGTTCGTCAACGGCTGGGCGATTGATTATGGGCCCGACACGCCGGTGGTGAAAAAACTGCGGCACTTGCAGGTGCACCTGCTGGCGCTGGGCGCGGCAGATGAAGGCGCGTTTGATCGTCACGGGTATGCCAAGGCCATGCGCACGCAGATCGACTACGGGATTTTTGATTACTGTGGGGCGCAGGTGCTGACGTCAGAGCTGCTGCTGGATTCGGAGGGCGGCGCTGCGCAAGCGCATTTGCGCACCGCGAAGGCCATCGGGCAGAGCCTGTTTGAACGCGAAGTGGTTGCCGGCTGA
- a CDS encoding TetR/AcrR family transcriptional regulator, with the protein MSSAEYPAPRRRLSREDRLRQLLDMAWQLVREEGTEALTLGRLAELAGVTKPVVYDHFVTRAGLLAALYEDFDSRQNQVFAEALDTTAATLEERAWVIASCYVDCVLLQGREIPGVIAALSSSPELETLKRKYEAIFLQKCRDALAPFAPDGTVSQAGLRAMLGAAEALSQAAASGEISREEAQQELLATILAMVNRGRV; encoded by the coding sequence ATGTCAAGCGCTGAATACCCTGCTCCACGCCGCCGCCTGTCCCGCGAGGACCGCCTGCGCCAATTGCTCGACATGGCTTGGCAACTGGTGCGCGAAGAAGGCACCGAAGCCCTGACCCTGGGCCGTCTGGCCGAGCTGGCGGGCGTTACCAAACCGGTGGTCTACGACCATTTCGTCACTCGCGCAGGCTTGCTGGCTGCCCTGTATGAAGACTTCGATAGCCGCCAGAACCAGGTGTTTGCCGAGGCGCTGGACACCACCGCCGCCACACTGGAAGAACGCGCCTGGGTCATCGCGTCTTGTTACGTCGATTGCGTGTTGTTGCAAGGGCGGGAAATTCCGGGGGTGATTGCTGCCTTGAGCAGCTCGCCGGAATTGGAAACGCTGAAGCGCAAATACGAGGCGATCTTTTTGCAAAAGTGCCGCGATGCACTGGCGCCGTTCGCGCCCGACGGCACCGTTTCCCAGGCCGGCTTACGCGCCATGCTGGGTGCCGCCGAAGCCTTGTCCCAAGCGGCCGCCAGCGGCGAGATCAGCCGCGAAGAAGCGCAGCAGGAGTTGTTGGCGACGATTCTGGCAATGGTCAATCGCGGCCGCGTTTAA
- a CDS encoding MFS transporter — protein MKTSSKLVCVQALSSLSLWLDIFLIFTVPVYLWHASPSSIAILAFCLGAPMLFLGPIVGALIDRHDARKTLALGALLRILSTLALAVSPNLQIFLLFVILKGVSNLLYFPSITIMVRQLILADERKSFFSCPSVFDQSTKILAPLLAGMLTVFFSPKDLFFLSAAAVLLSFPLLRHICLIFQTQINDSSTKVLPLYRDIARGFVIFNALPFQLRIGFLYSLLTSLALGIYDPHLASFLAYEGLPSVNFSVIVSATAAGAIGAALLIKFKFSHVDELLLRINALIVFSTALILTATLLLLQVPGRAYLYPLVWFVNGFGYEMLIISSNIILQQLCPSHTLGRVSMSFRSIQILCVIIGPSIGTVLIIAGGRPAPFIVAACLAFLTASVSIAVYLYVHRKQVQTPAS, from the coding sequence ATGAAAACGTCAAGTAAGCTTGTTTGTGTGCAAGCACTCTCCAGCCTCTCACTATGGCTTGATATTTTTTTAATCTTTACGGTTCCCGTCTATTTGTGGCATGCCTCGCCTTCGTCGATAGCGATCCTGGCTTTTTGCCTAGGTGCACCCATGTTATTTCTAGGCCCTATTGTCGGAGCACTCATAGATCGACACGACGCACGGAAAACTTTGGCACTGGGCGCTTTACTCCGCATACTGTCTACCTTAGCCCTCGCAGTGTCTCCAAACCTTCAGATTTTTTTGCTTTTTGTTATTTTGAAGGGCGTTTCAAACTTACTATACTTCCCCTCAATAACCATTATGGTTCGGCAACTGATACTGGCTGACGAGCGCAAATCTTTTTTCAGTTGCCCCAGTGTATTTGATCAGTCCACAAAAATTCTTGCGCCGTTACTAGCAGGAATGTTGACGGTATTTTTCTCCCCCAAGGATCTATTCTTTTTGTCGGCTGCTGCCGTACTTTTGAGCTTCCCACTTCTGAGGCATATCTGCCTTATATTCCAAACGCAAATTAATGACTCCTCCACGAAAGTCCTTCCACTCTATCGCGACATAGCAAGAGGATTTGTTATATTTAATGCCTTGCCTTTTCAACTACGAATCGGCTTTTTGTACTCCCTACTCACTTCGTTGGCTTTAGGAATCTACGACCCGCATTTGGCTTCCTTCTTGGCCTATGAAGGTTTACCTTCAGTTAATTTCTCCGTCATCGTCTCCGCAACAGCGGCGGGCGCGATAGGGGCCGCACTGCTGATAAAGTTCAAGTTTAGCCATGTCGATGAGCTTCTACTTCGGATAAATGCCCTGATTGTTTTCTCCACAGCGTTAATCCTGACCGCGACCTTATTACTTCTCCAGGTACCTGGAAGGGCCTATCTCTATCCGTTGGTTTGGTTTGTGAATGGCTTCGGTTATGAAATGCTAATAATATCTTCAAATATAATCCTTCAACAACTATGCCCCTCTCACACTCTCGGAAGGGTATCCATGTCTTTTAGAAGCATCCAAATCTTATGCGTTATAATCGGGCCTTCTATAGGAACAGTACTAATAATCGCAGGTGGTCGCCCAGCGCCCTTTATCGTGGCAGCCTGCTTAGCTTTTTTAACTGCATCAGTGTCAATCGCGGTCTATTTATATGTACACAGAAAACAAGTACAAACACCGGCCAGTTAG
- a CDS encoding GNAT family N-acetyltransferase: MFSLTRYTTACPEPINSQILQMVVDNLTDISSVALPPSNLLYNIYQYAVGYEVHLYLEALNGAKGIAVELVVAMQEEQVIGFCLYLPVKDDPHACGIPFMAVQAGHRRQGVARAMLGEVLARYPHAELACSVEKVPAYQALGFQLRGARGTQVLMNTRDYGTDGLMGVLDVAAIYSSLEVRQIHTYLLQKHGKRAMVDAEKQRDRHLDHLTRKVRLFVNQHLA; this comes from the coding sequence ATGTTCAGCCTTACCCGCTACACCACCGCGTGCCCCGAGCCGATCAACAGCCAAATCCTGCAGATGGTGGTAGACAACCTCACCGACATCAGCAGCGTGGCGTTGCCGCCGAGCAATTTGCTCTACAACATCTATCAATATGCCGTCGGTTACGAGGTGCACCTGTACCTTGAGGCGCTGAACGGCGCCAAGGGCATCGCGGTTGAACTGGTGGTGGCGATGCAGGAAGAACAGGTGATCGGCTTTTGCCTGTACCTGCCCGTCAAGGATGACCCGCACGCCTGTGGCATTCCCTTCATGGCAGTGCAGGCCGGGCACCGGCGCCAGGGCGTGGCCCGCGCCATGCTTGGCGAGGTGCTGGCGCGTTATCCCCACGCAGAGCTGGCCTGCTCAGTGGAAAAAGTCCCGGCATACCAAGCGCTGGGCTTTCAACTGCGTGGCGCGCGGGGCACCCAAGTGTTGATGAACACGCGCGACTACGGCACCGATGGCTTGATGGGCGTGCTGGACGTGGCTGCGATCTACAGCTCACTGGAGGTGCGGCAGATTCATACGTACTTGCTGCAAAAACATGGCAAGCGCGCGATGGTGGATGCCGAGAAGCAGCGTGATCGGCACTTGGATCATCTGACACGCAAGGTGAGGTTGTTTGTAAACCAGCATCTGGCGTGA
- a CDS encoding LysR family transcriptional regulator, producing MPDLNLLITLDTLLSEGSVAAAAKRLRLSPSAMSRALARLRETTGDPLLVRAGRGLVPTPRAVELREQVSRLVQEAQAVLRPAQALDMGQVVRTFTLRSSEEFVENLGPALLARIAQQAPGVRLRFVDKSDKDSALLREGSIDLSIGVVDASASPELLTQALFRDRLIGVVRSGHPLSKGDVSAERFAQGRHVYVSRRGLDRGQVDDALQAQGLTRDISTIVAGFATAIALARDTDLIASVPERYTAHQRDGLHSFALPIVVPPFTVAMLWHPRLDADVAHRWLRGCLREVCGQQVQSPLP from the coding sequence ATGCCCGACCTGAATTTGCTCATTACCCTGGATACCTTGCTCAGCGAGGGCAGTGTCGCCGCTGCCGCCAAGCGCCTGCGCCTGAGCCCTTCGGCCATGAGCCGTGCCCTGGCACGCCTGCGTGAAACTACCGGTGACCCCTTGCTGGTGCGCGCCGGGCGCGGGCTGGTGCCGACACCACGCGCAGTCGAACTGCGTGAACAGGTCAGCCGTTTGGTGCAAGAGGCCCAGGCGGTGCTGCGCCCGGCGCAAGCGTTGGACATGGGGCAGGTGGTACGCACGTTCACGCTGCGCTCCAGCGAGGAGTTTGTCGAAAACCTCGGCCCGGCGTTGCTCGCGCGTATCGCCCAGCAAGCGCCGGGCGTGCGCCTGCGTTTTGTCGACAAGAGCGACAAGGACTCGGCGCTGCTGCGCGAGGGCAGTATTGACCTGTCGATTGGCGTGGTCGACGCCAGCGCCAGCCCCGAGCTGCTGACCCAGGCGTTGTTCCGTGACCGGCTGATCGGTGTGGTCCGCAGCGGCCATCCGCTGAGCAAGGGTGACGTCAGTGCCGAGCGTTTTGCCCAGGGCCGGCATGTCTACGTGTCCCGCCGTGGGCTCGACCGTGGTCAGGTCGACGACGCGCTGCAAGCCCAAGGCCTGACGCGGGACATCAGCACCATCGTCGCCGGCTTTGCCACCGCCATCGCCCTGGCCCGCGACACCGACCTGATCGCCAGCGTGCCCGAACGCTACACCGCCCATCAGCGCGACGGGCTGCACAGCTTCGCACTGCCGATAGTCGTCCCGCCGTTCACCGTGGCCATGCTCTGGCACCCGCGCCTGGATGCCGATGTGGCCCACCGCTGGTTGCGCGGCTGTTTGCGCGAGGTGTGCGGGCAGCAGGTACAATCACCGCTGCCTTGA
- a CDS encoding MFS transporter gives MHSSSRAALVSLSLSMLLASLGTSIANVGLPSLAQAFDASFHAVQWVVLAYLLAITAVIVGAGRLGDRFGRKRVLLAGLLLFAVACALCAAAPSLGWLIAARALQGLGAASMMAMTLGLVGDTVTKARTGQVMGLLGTMSAVGTAIGPSAGGVLLSLWGWRALFAVGVPLGLLAAALAFYYLPTDRQASARVSDGAFWQPLQDPSLRAGLAMSALVAAVIMATFVVGPFYLSRGLGLDPAWMGLAMAVGPCVAALTGVPAGRLTDRLGSHRVTLAGLGVMALGALSLSLAAGLLAYLGALILLTTGYSLFQAANNTAVMSDVAPTRRGTVSGLLNLSRNLGLIFGAWALGAVFALASPDVAHAAPLSVAHGLHLTFAVALALIVTASTFAWGRHRAAICPQNTR, from the coding sequence ATGCACAGCTCTTCACGCGCCGCGCTCGTCAGTTTGTCGCTGTCCATGTTGCTGGCGTCTTTAGGCACCAGCATCGCCAATGTCGGCCTGCCCAGCCTGGCACAGGCATTTGATGCATCCTTCCATGCCGTGCAGTGGGTCGTGCTCGCCTACCTGCTGGCGATCACGGCGGTGATTGTCGGCGCTGGCCGCCTGGGTGATCGCTTCGGGCGCAAGCGCGTCTTGCTCGCCGGCTTGCTGTTGTTCGCCGTAGCGTGCGCACTGTGCGCGGCGGCCCCATCGCTTGGCTGGCTGATTGCCGCGCGCGCCCTGCAAGGGTTGGGCGCAGCCAGCATGATGGCGATGACCCTGGGCCTGGTCGGCGATACGGTGACCAAGGCACGCACCGGACAGGTGATGGGCTTGTTGGGCACGATGTCGGCAGTCGGCACCGCCATAGGCCCCAGTGCCGGCGGGGTGTTGCTGAGCCTGTGGGGCTGGCGCGCGTTATTCGCAGTCGGTGTACCGCTGGGCCTGTTGGCGGCTGCCCTCGCCTTTTATTACTTACCGACAGATCGCCAGGCCAGCGCCCGCGTATCGGACGGTGCTTTCTGGCAGCCGTTGCAAGACCCGTCGCTGCGTGCCGGGTTGGCGATGAGCGCGCTGGTGGCGGCAGTGATCATGGCCACGTTCGTGGTCGGGCCGTTCTACCTGTCCCGTGGGCTGGGGTTGGACCCGGCCTGGATGGGCCTGGCCATGGCCGTCGGCCCTTGTGTGGCGGCACTGACCGGCGTGCCGGCGGGCCGCCTCACCGATCGTCTGGGCAGCCATCGCGTGACACTCGCGGGCCTGGGCGTCATGGCCCTTGGCGCGCTGTCGCTGTCTTTGGCGGCGGGACTGCTGGCTTACCTCGGCGCCCTGATCCTGCTCACCACCGGCTACAGCCTGTTTCAAGCGGCCAATAACACCGCAGTGATGAGCGACGTCGCGCCGACACGCCGAGGCACTGTCTCCGGCCTGCTGAACCTGTCGCGCAACCTGGGCCTGATTTTTGGTGCTTGGGCCCTGGGCGCAGTGTTTGCGTTGGCCAGCCCCGATGTGGCCCACGCAGCGCCGCTCAGTGTCGCCCATGGCTTGCACCTGACCTTCGCCGTGGCGTTGGCGCTGATCGTCACCGCCAGCACTTTTGCCTGGGGCCGCCACCGCGCCGCGATCTGCCCGCAGAACACCCGTTGA
- a CDS encoding CAP domain-containing protein — MRVLSLMMGLTTLAASSVFCASAMANEESQLVQQINEYRSQVQRCGNQGSQELPPLASDTRLVLPATNVGDLQQALARAAYPMVNVQAISLSGPKDAQAAMKAVRESFCRVVLDPQFVDIGVSNSGQDWRIVLARPLLTSGLGDWQTEGKKLLDLVNTARQQPRQCGTQAFTATTPLSWNDDLANAANSHSRNMANGNFFDHLDHDGRTPGDRAELAGYIAKNIGENIAAGLDNPRKVVDGWLASPGHCANLMNPQFRELGAAYAMDPKSDAGIYWTGVLGAQ, encoded by the coding sequence ATGCGCGTGCTGTCATTGATGATGGGTCTGACGACGCTGGCCGCCAGTTCGGTGTTCTGCGCCAGCGCGATGGCGAATGAAGAAAGTCAGTTGGTGCAACAGATCAACGAATACCGCAGCCAGGTTCAGCGCTGCGGCAACCAGGGTTCCCAGGAACTGCCACCGCTGGCCAGCGATACGCGGCTGGTGCTGCCGGCCACCAATGTCGGCGACTTGCAGCAGGCGCTGGCGCGGGCCGCGTACCCGATGGTGAATGTGCAGGCCATCAGCCTCTCCGGCCCCAAAGACGCCCAGGCGGCGATGAAGGCCGTGCGCGAAAGCTTCTGCCGCGTGGTGCTGGACCCGCAATTTGTCGATATCGGCGTGAGCAACAGCGGCCAGGACTGGCGCATCGTGCTGGCACGCCCGCTGCTCACCAGCGGCCTTGGCGATTGGCAGACCGAGGGCAAAAAACTCCTCGATCTGGTCAACACTGCCCGTCAGCAACCGCGCCAATGCGGCACCCAGGCGTTTACCGCAACGACGCCGCTGTCGTGGAATGATGACCTGGCCAACGCCGCCAACAGCCATTCGCGCAACATGGCCAATGGCAATTTCTTCGACCACCTGGATCATGACGGCCGTACGCCTGGCGATCGTGCGGAATTGGCCGGGTACATCGCAAAAAACATCGGCGAAAACATCGCCGCCGGCCTCGATAACCCGCGCAAAGTGGTGGACGGCTGGCTCGCCAGCCCCGGGCATTGCGCCAATCTGATGAACCCGCAATTTCGAGAATTGGGCGCGGCCTACGCCATGGACCCTAAAAGTGACGCGGGCATTTATTGGACGGGGGTTCTCGGCGCCCAATAG